Proteins encoded in a region of the Pirellulales bacterium genome:
- a CDS encoding M13 family metallopeptidase N-terminal domain-containing protein has protein sequence MRIRQIVVLCIGLSCSLPLAMRALSGDAPLKSGIDRANFDTSVKPGDDFFQYVNGDWNKRNPIPAEYSRWGSFSQLHDDNLVALREIVEGLAKQPGPLEGNKQKIRDFFATAMDEAKLEKQGAAPLKDELDRIAKIASRDDLIAEIGHLEAAGVRSLFSASVGQDEKQSTRYTIYLHQGGLGLPERDYYLGTSDYSKQIRRQYREHATKMFSLLGDSSAAAAAAADTVLAIETKLAEASRTPV, from the coding sequence ATGCGAATCCGACAAATTGTCGTTCTCTGCATCGGTCTTTCCTGCTCCCTGCCGCTCGCCATGCGCGCTCTTAGCGGCGATGCGCCGCTGAAAAGCGGGATCGACCGGGCGAATTTCGACACGTCAGTCAAGCCCGGCGACGACTTCTTTCAATACGTCAACGGCGATTGGAACAAGCGCAACCCGATTCCCGCCGAATACAGCCGCTGGGGATCGTTTTCTCAACTGCACGACGACAATCTCGTCGCCCTGCGCGAGATCGTCGAAGGCCTGGCAAAACAGCCCGGCCCGCTCGAAGGGAACAAGCAGAAGATTCGCGACTTCTTTGCCACGGCGATGGACGAGGCCAAGCTCGAAAAGCAAGGCGCCGCCCCGCTCAAGGATGAACTCGATCGGATCGCCAAGATCGCGAGCCGTGACGATTTGATCGCCGAGATCGGCCACCTGGAGGCGGCCGGCGTCCGGTCACTCTTTTCCGCATCGGTCGGGCAGGACGAAAAGCAGAGCACGCGCTATACGATCTATCTGCATCAAGGAGGTCTGGGGCTGCCGGAGCGCGACTACTATCTCGGCACCAGCGATTACTCCAAGCAGATTCGCCGGCAGTACCGCGAGCACGCGACGAAGATGTTTTCGCTGTTGGGCGATTCGTCCGCCGCGGCTGCCGCTGCCGCGGATACGGTGCTTGCGATCGAGACCAAACTGGCCGAGGCCTCGCGCACGCCCGT
- the nagB gene encoding glucosamine-6-phosphate deaminase: MHDSIPRSERIPTRAYTQAEQASVAVAAEIAGLVRQRAAEGKPCVLGLATGSTPIGVYAELVRLHRDEGLSFAGVVTFNLDEYFPIRPVELQSYRRFMREHLFDLIDIRPENTHVPDGTIAVDEVAEYCRTYERRIKEAGGLDLQLLGIGRTGHIGFNEPGSPPDSRTRLIALDGVTRRDAASDFFGEEHVPRRAITMGVGTILEARRVIMMAFGEGKAAVVAQAVEGPITPTIAASFLQNHLNALVMLDEAAAAHLTRYKTPWLLGPVNWDEPTIRKAVIWLAQAMKKPILKLTDEDYNESGLQDLVAAHGPAYDINVDVFRAMQETITGWPGGKPDPRKRPGDIRRRTDSIFPKRVLIFSPHPDDDVISMGGTLLRLVDQGHEVHVAYQTSGNIAVFDGDAVRFADFVADFNRRFGVGDVGERLDRQVEEFVRNKKPGQLDSLMLLEIKGMIRRGEARAAARECGVLVERLHFMDLPFYETGTVRKKPLGEADVQLTVDLLEKVQPHQVYAAGDLSDPHGTHRVCLAAAMRAVEQVRERDWFRACEVWLYRGAWQEWEPDRIQMAVPLSPEELLHKRSAIFKHQSQKDRAMFPGHDQREFWQRAEQRNRQTAQLYDQLGLAEYEAIEGFVQWRPVSTESAEGAS, encoded by the coding sequence CTTGGGTTGGCGACGGGCTCGACGCCGATCGGCGTTTACGCCGAGTTGGTTCGCTTGCATCGCGACGAGGGGCTTTCGTTCGCCGGCGTGGTCACGTTCAATCTCGACGAGTATTTCCCGATTCGCCCGGTCGAGTTGCAGAGCTATCGCCGCTTCATGCGGGAGCATCTATTCGATCTGATCGATATCCGGCCGGAGAACACGCACGTTCCCGACGGCACGATCGCGGTCGACGAGGTCGCCGAGTATTGCCGGACCTATGAGCGACGGATCAAAGAGGCGGGCGGGCTCGATCTGCAACTCCTGGGCATCGGCCGCACGGGGCACATCGGCTTCAACGAACCGGGTTCGCCGCCCGATAGCCGCACGCGGCTCATCGCACTCGACGGCGTGACGCGGCGCGACGCCGCCAGCGATTTCTTCGGCGAGGAACACGTGCCGCGACGGGCGATCACGATGGGGGTCGGCACGATCCTTGAAGCCCGGCGCGTGATCATGATGGCATTCGGCGAAGGGAAGGCCGCCGTGGTCGCGCAGGCCGTCGAAGGGCCGATCACGCCGACAATTGCCGCCAGCTTTCTCCAAAACCATCTCAATGCGCTCGTCATGCTCGACGAGGCCGCCGCCGCGCACCTCACCCGATACAAGACCCCCTGGCTGCTCGGTCCGGTGAATTGGGACGAGCCGACGATCCGTAAGGCCGTGATCTGGCTCGCCCAGGCGATGAAGAAACCGATCCTCAAGCTCACCGACGAGGACTACAACGAGTCGGGCTTGCAAGACCTCGTGGCCGCGCACGGCCCGGCCTACGATATCAACGTCGACGTGTTCCGCGCGATGCAGGAGACGATCACCGGCTGGCCCGGCGGCAAGCCCGATCCGCGGAAGCGTCCCGGCGACATCCGCCGCCGCACGGATTCGATCTTCCCGAAGCGCGTGCTCATTTTTTCGCCTCATCCCGACGACGACGTGATTTCGATGGGGGGTACGCTGCTGCGGCTCGTCGATCAGGGGCACGAAGTCCACGTCGCCTATCAAACTTCGGGCAACATCGCCGTGTTCGACGGCGATGCCGTGCGGTTTGCCGATTTCGTCGCCGATTTCAATCGGCGATTTGGCGTCGGCGACGTCGGCGAGCGGCTCGATCGGCAGGTCGAGGAGTTCGTCAGGAACAAGAAGCCGGGGCAGTTAGACAGCCTGATGCTGCTGGAGATCAAGGGGATGATCCGCCGCGGCGAGGCCCGAGCGGCGGCGCGGGAATGCGGCGTGCTTGTCGAGCGGCTGCACTTCATGGATTTGCCCTTTTACGAAACGGGCACGGTCCGCAAGAAGCCGCTCGGCGAGGCCGACGTGCAGCTCACCGTCGATCTTTTGGAAAAGGTCCAGCCGCATCAGGTCTACGCCGCGGGCGATCTTTCCGATCCGCACGGCACGCATCGCGTTTGCCTGGCGGCGGCGATGCGTGCGGTCGAGCAGGTGCGCGAGCGCGACTGGTTCCGCGCTTGCGAAGTCTGGCTCTATCGGGGCGCTTGGCAGGAATGGGAGCCGGATAGAATTCAGATGGCCGTGCCGCTCAGCCCTGAAGAGCTGCTGCACAAACGGAGCGCCATCTTCAAGCACCAAAGCCAAAAAGATCGGGCCATGTTTCCCGGCCACGACCAACGCGAATTCTGGCAGCGGGCCGAGCAGCGCAACCGCCAAACGGCCCAACTTTACGACCAACTCGGCTTGGCCGAATACGAAGCGATCGAAGGCTTCGTGCAATGGCGCCCGGTATCCACTGAAAGTGCGGAGGGCGCCTCGTAG